A window of Fibrobacter sp. genomic DNA:
CGTGAATTTAAATACTAAACGCAGTATTCAAAAGTAAAGTCTACATGTACCTTGAAAATCGCATAGATAGTTGAATTTTACAGTCACCATTTGGCCTGATTCTGTGGTAAACTACTGTCATGTCAACAAAAAAACTGTTTTTCGGATATGGCAAACAGGCCTCTGGAAGGTCCGTGTCCGGGACTAAAATCTACAGGCCGCATACATTTACGTATAGTTTGTTAGTCCGGCAGCGGTTTTTGTTGATGGGTTATTTAAGCAGCTTCGGTGACAGAGTGACCTCGTCTGGCGCAACGTACCGGAGCTGCAGTTTTTCCAGCACCTCCGGTCCCAGATCCTTTAAGGCCATCTGAAAGGGCGTACGCCCGTCAAGCTCTTTTCTCGGAGCGTTGTTGACGTGATCAACGGCTCTGCGGATATCCCATTGCGTGTAACCTTCCAGGACGGTCCCCTTCGGAATGATCATGCGAAGCATCGTATGGACGTTCTCGATGCCGCCTTTCTGGCTGCTGCGCATGGGATCACAGTAGTAGATCTTCGTTCTGCATTCACCGCTTTTGTCGGTTTCAAGGCTTTCAGGATCACCGAATTCACCACCTCTGTCGGTAAGGATCACAGGAAAAAGGAAAAGGAATTCCGTGGCATTTCCCAAGGCTTTCTGGATCCGGTTGAATTCCAGCGAAACAGCCCCTTTCGTACAGCGGTTCATGAGCCTGCCGATCAGGAGTTCATACTGAGGAAAATAGATCGTAAGGATGCATTTGTTGGAACCCTGTCCTGACTTTACGGTATCCATTTCCCAAAAATCCATCTCATCACAATGAGCGGTTTTAAACTCCTCATATGTTCTTCCGATGAAGACGGTCCTGTCCGTGATCTGTTCTTTGTGGCATTTGCGTTTCTTGAACTTGACCTTTCTCTTTAAGTCAATGTTTCTGGAAAGAAGGAACCCCTGATCGATGTAGCTGTAAAGTGTGGTGACAGAGATGCCGAGTTCCGGATGGTTGGTA
This region includes:
- a CDS encoding IS30 family transposase — encoded protein: MSNIIPGNHKHLSLEDRTYIEESLNEGKSFRDIAKYLCKDPSTISREVWKHRTVNSWNRGSFNNPYNFCIHRFTCRKTNACNKLFICDTRCRSCHRCNNVCSDFEREHCQRIEKAPFVCNGCPQARNKCTIQTKYDYNAKAAHRHYEEFLSSSREGISLSKKELHQLDSVVRPLIDQGQSPYMILTNHPELGISVTTLYSYIDQGFLLSRNIDLKRKVKFKKRKCHKEQITDRTVFIGRTYEEFKTAHCDEMDFWEMDTVKSGQGSNKCILTIYFPQYELLIGRLMNRCTKGAVSLEFNRIQKALGNATEFLFLFPVILTDRGGEFGDPESLETDKSGECRTKIYYCDPMRSSQKGGIENVHTMLRMIIPKGTVLEGYTQWDIRRAVDHVNNAPRKELDGRTPFQMALKDLGPEVLEKLQLRYVAPDEVTLSPKLLK